A single region of the Oncorhynchus keta strain PuntledgeMale-10-30-2019 chromosome 4, Oket_V2, whole genome shotgun sequence genome encodes:
- the LOC118378716 gene encoding lipocalin-like → MRLSIMGVLLCATLVACVNVMPQKDFNLEKMAGKWWVVGFATNAKWFMNRKADMKMGTSMMLPTAEGDLDISCANQNADGSCWRMTEVAKKTDIPGRFTFTSQRWNNENDMRVVAVQYDDFALIHTIKTKHGVTDVVNKLFSRTPEVSADVQKKFMQFSLDTGILSGNIVFLPNNGECAEA, encoded by the exons ATGAGGCTGAGCATAATGGGAGTTCTGCTGTGCGCTACGCTGGTCGCCTGTGTCAACGTCATGCCTCAGAAAGACTTCAACctggagaag ATGGCTGGTAAGTGGTGGGTCGTGGGCTTTGCCACCAACGCCAAGTGGTTTATGAACCGTAAGGCTGATATGAAGATGGGAACTTCCATGATGCTGCCCACTGCCGAAGGTGACCTGGACATCAGCTGCGCCAACCagaa CGCTGATGGCTCTTGCTGGAGGATGACCGAAGTGGCCAAGAAGACTGACATACCAGGCCGCTTCACCTTCACCAGCCAGC gttgGAACAATGAAAATGACATGCGTGTGGTAGCTGTCCAGTATGATGACTTTGCTCTGATCCACACCATCAAGACCAAACACGGAGTAACTGACGTGGTCAACAAACTCTTCA gtCGCACTCCAGAGGTGAGTGCAGATGTCCAGAAGAAGTTCATGCAGTTCTCTCTGGATACAGGAATCCTCTCTGGGAACATTGTTTTCCTGCCCAACAATG GTGAATGTGCCGAGGCATAA
- the zgc:194621 gene encoding uncharacterized protein zgc:194621, translated as MPTTRVIKQKPVIETKTRVVEVKTKPVETKPASTTQHKVTAPRKPRASSCPRCIHSDRCETTKTQQQVKLCAPRCDRRARSTSTAPKSTLSSSKSAVLCQKPTATSPKSTVTSSKSKEASQARQEEERTSRPRAHYAIQSHKAFTVIPPNPKKRIEIQQKAEAELAALEDLRLSRATPYVSIDPSSVGGSLSLEEVRLKQQQEMQTRRKQRQMKKYMFETSPVVLG; from the exons ATGCCGACCACAAGGGTTATCAAGCAAAAACCTGTTATTGAAACGAAAACAAGAGTCGTCGAAGTGAAAACAAAACCGGTTGAAACGAAACCAGCATCGACAACTCAACACAAAGTCACAGCTCCTCGCAAACCGCGGGCGTCGAGCTGTCCCAGATGTATCCATAGCGACCGATGCGAGACCACGAAGACCCAGCAGCAGGTCAAGCTGTGCGCTCCCAGGTGCGATAGGAGAGCGAGATCAACCTCCACCGCTCCCAAATCAACACTCTCCTCTTCGAAATCAGCTGTGCTCTGTCAAAAACCAACAGCCACGTCTCCAAAATCAACTGTAACTTCTTCAAAGTCTAAAGAAGCATCTCAGGCGAGGCAGGAAGAGGAACGGACTTCGAGACCCAGGGCGCACTATGCAATTCAGAG TCACAAAGCTTTCACGGTCATCCCTCCTAACCCCAAGAAAAGAATAGAGATCCAGCAAA AGGCGGAGGCAGAGCTGGCAGCTTTGGAGGATCTGAGGCTGAGCAGAGCTACACCCTATGTCTCCATTGACCCCAGCAGTGTTG gtgGGAGTCTGAGTCTGGAGGAGGTGCGGCTAAAGCAGCAGCAGGAAATGCAGACCAGGAGGAagcagagacag ATGAAGAAATATATGTTTGAGACGTCACCCGTGGTGTTGGGATGA
- the LOC127906007 gene encoding zinc-binding protein A33-like gives SLSSDSVILDPNIANPKRILSENLTSAIYNKERQQLPENPERFNYYKMVLGSEGFTSGTHSWDVEVGFNTALGVIAESVQRKAKVESGFWCLSLWCASPCDAYGYDIDGDIRYKVESPPRPDIQLRLRKKPQRIRVQLDWDRGMLSFSDPDNNTHLYTITHTFTERLFPYLLNECALQPTRVGL, from the coding sequence tctctgtcctcaGATTCTGTGATTCTAGACCCCAACATTGCCAACCCAAAGCGCATCCTGTCTGAGAACCTGACCAGTGCCATATACAATAAAGAGAGACAGCAGCTTCCTGAAAACCCAGAGAGATTTAATTACTATAAAATGGTCTTGGGCTCTGAGGGCTTTACCTCCGGGACACACAGCTGGGACGTTGAGGTAGGGTTTAATACAGCCCTGGGTGTGATAGCAGAGTCTGTCCAGAGGAAGGCAAAAGTAGAAAGTGGATTCTGGTGTTTAAGCCTTTGGTGTGCAAGCCCCTGTGATGCTTATGGTTATGATATTGATGGTGATATTCGATATAAAGTAGAGTCCCCTCCGAGGCCAGACATCCAGCTCAGATTGAGAAAGAAACCGCAGAGGATCAGAGTGCAGCTGGACTGGGACAGAGGGATGCTGTCATTCTCTGACCCTGATAATAACACACATttatacactattacacacactTTCACTGAGAGACTCTTTCCGTACCTTCTCAATGAATGTGCCCTCCAGCCAACCAGGGTAGGCCTCTGA